A single region of the Nomia melanderi isolate GNS246 chromosome 12, iyNomMela1, whole genome shotgun sequence genome encodes:
- the LOC116431905 gene encoding sperm-tail PG-rich repeat-containing protein 2, translating into MSNENINDPRVALALTLLMQGSSIQFTKDLVRYTMSQRICLSLGEQSLSLLWLTRPPHSPLPRPTSVPGKLDTGYDIDQHGVLRKNPPIKHVPSCFYDVPREETCYTTLKYKGNFWSRMTGRTDARSSSNPGPGYYEHETTKTAAQIRDERIREAKRGTAKQLRFLDILSRRKLLENFPAPNSYNVKGNFDRFLKIACKCDPYLCKLPPFGQSAKRFDYKRKDLPGPGAYDPEDRMKCVTSICNTPFGSFSRRFHKITVEPGPAPNDYHTDVGNLAYESQKRFKQTSKPSYSHKSFNTISTLYKDEEDSEITNIPKRIKQNRSKVYHAAFKSKAARFPAHRKVDVPDPGAYDVLTAFKANRDKCDYLSRRLPAPFGSRASRFPKTLREHDVQRPDPTTYDVAGDISSNVAGGVISFPLRDPRKPKAPGPARYCVRPS; encoded by the exons atgtcgaatgaaaatattaatgatccTAGGGTGGCGTTAGCATTGACTTTACTGATGCAAGGTTCAAGTATACAGTTCACGAAGGACCTGGTCCGATATACGATGTCTCAGAGGATTTGCTTAAGCCTCGGAGAACAGAGTCTCAGTCTT CTTTGGCTGACTCGTCCTCCTCATTCTCCTTTGCCACGACCTACGTCAGTGCCAGGAAAACTTGATACAGGTTACGATATCGATCAACACGGCGTTCTCAGGAAGAATCCTCCGATCAAACATGTGCCATCTTGCTTCTACGATGTTCCTCGCGAG GAAACGTGTTACACCACTTTAAAGTATAAGGGAAATTTCTGGAGCAGAATGACAGGCAGAACTGATGCACGATCATCTTCGAATCCAGGTCCGGGATATTATGAGCACGAGACGACGAAAACTGCGGCTCAGATACGTGACGAAAGAATAAGGGAGGCGAAGAGGGGCACTGCTAAGCAGCTGCGCTTCCTGGACATCCTGTCTAGAAGAAAATTGCTCGAA AATTTTCCAGCTCCGAATAGCTACAATGTGAAGGGTAATTTCGACAGGTTCCTCAAGATCGCTTGCAAGTGTGATCCTTATTTATGCAAACTACCACCTTTTGGACAATCTGCCAAA AGATTTGATTATAAGAGAAAAGATCTACCAGGACCTGGAGCGTATGATCCAGAGGATCGAATGAAATGCGTGACTTCTATTTGTAACACACCATTCGGTTCTTTTAGTCGACGCTTTCATAAGATTACTGTAGAACCTGGACCAG CTCCTAACGATTACCACACGGACGTCGGCAACTTGGCTTACGAGTCGCAGAAGCGATTTAAACAAACCTCTAAGCCATCGTATTCACATAAATCCTTCAATACTATTTCAACACTGTACAAAGACGAGGAAGATTCTGAAATTACTAACATTCCAAAAAGAATCAAACAGAATAGAAGTAAAGTCTATCACGCTGCCTTCAAATCAAAAGCAGCCAGATTTCCTGCTCACAGAAAG GTGGACGTCCCTGATCCAGGCGCTTACGACGTCTTAACGGCTTTCAAGGCAAATCGTGATAAATGTGATTACCTCAGCCGACGATTACCTGCGCCCTTCGGCTCACGTGCCAGTCGATTTCCAAAGACGCTGCGGGAGCACGATGTTCAGAGACCAG acCCAACCACTTACGACGTAGCGGGCGACATATCATCGAACGTCGCGGGCGGCGTGATATCGTTCCCCCTGAGAGATCCGAGGAAGCCGAAAGCGCCGGGACCAGCCCGCTACTGTGTAAGACCTAGTTAA